The following are from one region of the Sandaracinus amylolyticus genome:
- a CDS encoding chemotaxis protein CheB: protein MTIRVCVVDDSDIASRRIAEIVETDDDVRVIKRCASADELRAWSDLDTASVVVLDVWMPGTSGLAAIREIAARVPVVVVSEAAEGSDLAIEAVAQGAVAFVSKRELGGEPGEARLRAIVRDAATRSIARELPVLVVVGSTGAPRALERLVPGLRDAPAAIVVVQHLPLGGEVGFARWIAGLGLPARPARHGDSLASGRALIAPAGRHLVIENGVVRLVAGSIGELHVPSADRALASAASLGRRVVALVLSGMGRDAARGIAEALEAGATCLALSPDECAAPSMPRHALDVSPRVRAVRLDTIATDVREALRRRR, encoded by the coding sequence ATGACCATTCGTGTGTGCGTCGTCGACGACTCGGACATCGCCTCGCGGCGGATCGCCGAGATCGTCGAGACCGACGACGACGTGCGCGTGATCAAGCGATGCGCGAGCGCGGACGAGCTGCGCGCGTGGAGCGACCTCGACACGGCGTCGGTCGTGGTGCTCGACGTGTGGATGCCCGGCACGTCGGGGCTCGCTGCGATCCGCGAGATCGCCGCGCGTGTCCCGGTCGTCGTCGTGAGCGAGGCCGCGGAGGGATCGGATCTCGCGATCGAGGCGGTCGCGCAGGGCGCGGTCGCCTTCGTGTCGAAGCGCGAGCTCGGCGGAGAGCCCGGTGAGGCGCGGCTGCGCGCGATCGTGCGCGACGCAGCGACGCGCTCGATCGCGCGCGAGCTACCGGTCCTCGTCGTCGTGGGATCCACCGGCGCACCACGCGCGCTCGAGCGCCTGGTGCCGGGGCTGCGCGACGCGCCCGCCGCGATCGTCGTCGTGCAGCACCTGCCGCTCGGTGGAGAGGTCGGGTTCGCGCGATGGATCGCGGGGCTCGGTCTGCCCGCGCGACCCGCGCGCCACGGCGACTCGCTCGCGAGCGGTCGCGCGCTGATCGCGCCCGCGGGGCGTCATCTGGTGATCGAGAACGGCGTGGTGCGGCTCGTCGCGGGCTCGATCGGCGAGCTCCACGTGCCCTCGGCGGATCGCGCGCTCGCATCCGCGGCATCGCTCGGGCGGCGCGTGGTCGCGCTCGTGCTCTCGGGGATGGGGCGCGACGCGGCGCGGGGCATCGCGGAGGCGCTCGAGGCGGGCGCGACCTGTCTCGCGCTGAGCCCCGACGAGTGCGCCGCGCCCTCGATGCCGCGCCACGCGCTCGACGTCTCGCCGCGCGTGCGCGCAGTGCGCCTCGACACGATCGCCACCGATGTCCGCGAAGCCCTCCGACGCCGACGCTGA
- a CDS encoding CheR family methyltransferase, whose amino-acid sequence MSAKPSDADADRELAQLLRALLQPRLGHALEPWPSALRLALDRLAQTRRTSPLALARDLLARPDPAALDVLVSAATVPHTRFFRHPEHFERLARELPRIVERRGAPARIWCAGCATGEEPWSIALLASHLGVEVELLATDVSPEALRTARAGIYPRVISGAGAPVAMPPSWSAPEALRRSVRFERASITDADPDRGAGPFDVVLCRNVLIYFPAAQAAAIASRLATRLRPGGAMIVAPVEALIAIPPSLRHGDPLGWLEPPSSPTRAVAPAVIAAPREDGLERAARALGLGELDEAERALRAALDLTPTRAEAWFLLGETLQKRGERAQARAAFRCAASYADATPHGRTLASAAERRARG is encoded by the coding sequence ATGTCCGCGAAGCCCTCCGACGCCGACGCTGATCGCGAGCTCGCGCAGCTCCTGCGCGCGCTGCTGCAGCCACGGCTCGGGCACGCGCTCGAGCCGTGGCCGAGCGCGCTGCGCCTCGCGCTCGACCGCCTCGCGCAGACGCGTCGCACGTCGCCGCTGGCGCTCGCTCGGGACCTTCTCGCGCGCCCCGATCCCGCTGCGCTCGACGTGCTCGTCTCCGCCGCGACGGTGCCGCACACCCGCTTCTTCCGGCACCCCGAGCACTTCGAGCGCCTCGCGCGCGAGCTGCCGCGCATCGTCGAGCGACGCGGCGCGCCTGCGCGGATCTGGTGCGCGGGATGCGCGACCGGCGAAGAGCCGTGGAGCATCGCGCTGCTCGCGTCGCACCTCGGCGTGGAGGTCGAGCTGCTCGCGACCGACGTGAGCCCCGAGGCGCTGCGCACCGCGCGCGCCGGGATCTATCCGCGCGTGATCAGCGGCGCGGGCGCGCCGGTCGCGATGCCGCCCTCGTGGAGCGCGCCCGAGGCGCTGCGGCGCTCGGTGCGCTTCGAGCGGGCGTCGATCACCGACGCCGATCCCGATCGCGGCGCGGGCCCGTTCGACGTCGTGCTCTGTCGCAACGTGCTCATCTACTTCCCGGCCGCGCAGGCCGCGGCGATCGCGAGCCGCCTCGCGACGCGGCTGCGTCCCGGCGGCGCGATGATCGTCGCGCCGGTCGAGGCCCTGATCGCGATCCCGCCATCGCTGCGCCACGGCGATCCGCTCGGATGGCTCGAGCCTCCCTCGAGCCCGACGCGCGCGGTCGCGCCGGCCGTGATCGCCGCGCCCCGCGAGGACGGGCTCGAGCGCGCCGCACGCGCGCTCGGGCTCGGCGAGCTCGACGAGGCGGAGCGCGCGCTCCGTGCCGCGCTCGATCTCACGCCGACGCGCGCCGAGGCGTGGTTCCTCCTCGGCGAGACGCTGCAGAAGCGCGGAGAGCGCGCGCAGGCGCGCGCCGCGTTCCGGTGCGCCGCGAGCTACGCCGACGCGACACCGCACGGTCGCACGCTCGCGAGCGCCGCCGAGCGACGCGCCCGCGGGTGA
- a CDS encoding YfiR/HmsC family protein produces MRKLAATLLIVLLASVMPVATVPSALRSVAEAQDASREAALILRILSYDRNLAQRATNGRVAVLIVYQPGNGASEAERSRIVTALNALGARTTVSNMQARAVEHAYHDRAGLVQAARSAGATAIFVCGGLGGAAQQISQAAREARTLSMTSESDGVRRGGLGVGLVADGSQVRLVINLPAVEAEGARLDAAVLRLAEVIR; encoded by the coding sequence ATGAGGAAGCTCGCCGCCACGCTCCTGATCGTGCTCCTCGCTTCGGTGATGCCCGTCGCGACGGTGCCCTCCGCGCTGCGCTCGGTCGCCGAGGCGCAGGACGCGTCGCGCGAGGCGGCGCTGATCCTCCGCATCCTCTCGTACGATCGGAACCTCGCGCAGCGTGCGACGAACGGCCGAGTCGCGGTGCTGATCGTCTACCAGCCGGGCAACGGCGCGTCGGAGGCGGAGCGATCGCGCATCGTGACGGCGCTCAACGCGCTCGGTGCGCGCACCACCGTGAGCAACATGCAGGCGCGCGCGGTGGAGCACGCGTACCACGATCGTGCGGGCCTGGTGCAAGCGGCGCGCAGCGCGGGCGCGACCGCGATCTTCGTGTGCGGTGGGCTCGGCGGCGCGGCGCAGCAGATCTCGCAGGCGGCGCGCGAGGCGCGCACGCTCTCGATGACGTCGGAGAGCGATGGCGTGCGACGCGGCGGGCTCGGGGTCGGGCTGGTCGCGGACGGCTCGCAGGTGCGCCTGGTGATCAACCTTCCCGCCGTCGAGGCGGAAGGCGCGCGCCTCGATGCCGCGGTGCTGCGGCTCGCCGAAGTGATTCGCTGA
- a CDS encoding ABC transporter substrate-binding protein, protein MAKKYGARSPLSRRGFLRTSASAAGAAGVAASGLGSLIGCGGDDDVPMTTPDAGRRETQLRILGWTHFVPGHDVWFDTFARAWGEANGVEVVVERVPFNMVRPTFMAEMESGTGHDLYEWPTPQADLEPHVVSLNDMMTELEARHGTMIPLCRQSCFNPRTNNFYALNHGWAPDPANFRSSLWSGVGMPQGPSSWQQLLEGGRQIKAAMNVHVGIGLAGTDPDANMACRALLWSYGASVQSANAEVVINSPQSIAAVEFMRELYADTMVPEVLAWGAADNNIALVEGRASYIINSISAYRTAQANVPATAADIFFGRALMGPATALVGAHANVSMMVARHARNPNAAQDFMLHLVEHYNEVVYNSALYNLPAFPSTTPQLTGDDGWLAQDPFESEPANKLSLLTDAESWSTNVGYPGAANPAVGEVLASGIVPQMFLRAANGEMTSEQAVQWAEDQIAPIYERWRAEGLI, encoded by the coding sequence ATGGCGAAGAAGTACGGAGCGCGATCGCCGCTGTCGCGCCGTGGGTTCCTGCGCACGAGCGCGAGCGCGGCAGGGGCCGCGGGGGTCGCGGCGAGCGGGCTCGGATCGCTGATCGGGTGCGGCGGCGACGACGACGTGCCGATGACGACGCCCGACGCAGGACGTCGCGAGACGCAGCTGCGCATCCTCGGGTGGACGCACTTCGTGCCCGGGCACGACGTGTGGTTCGACACGTTCGCGCGCGCCTGGGGCGAGGCGAACGGCGTCGAGGTCGTCGTCGAGCGCGTGCCGTTCAACATGGTGCGCCCGACGTTCATGGCCGAGATGGAGTCGGGCACCGGCCACGACCTCTACGAGTGGCCGACGCCGCAGGCCGATCTCGAGCCGCACGTGGTGTCGCTGAACGACATGATGACGGAGCTCGAGGCGCGCCACGGGACGATGATCCCGCTGTGTCGTCAGAGCTGCTTCAACCCGCGCACGAACAACTTCTACGCGCTCAACCACGGGTGGGCGCCGGACCCGGCGAACTTCCGCAGCTCGCTGTGGAGCGGCGTGGGGATGCCGCAGGGCCCGAGCTCCTGGCAGCAGCTGCTCGAGGGTGGTCGTCAGATCAAGGCCGCGATGAACGTGCACGTCGGCATCGGCCTGGCGGGCACCGATCCCGACGCGAACATGGCGTGCCGCGCGCTGCTCTGGTCGTACGGCGCGAGCGTGCAGAGCGCGAACGCCGAGGTCGTGATCAACTCGCCCCAGTCGATCGCCGCGGTCGAGTTCATGCGCGAGCTCTACGCCGACACGATGGTGCCCGAGGTGCTCGCGTGGGGCGCGGCGGACAACAACATCGCGCTCGTCGAGGGGCGCGCGTCGTACATCATCAACTCGATCTCGGCGTACCGCACCGCGCAGGCGAACGTGCCCGCGACCGCCGCCGACATCTTCTTCGGCAGGGCGCTCATGGGGCCGGCGACGGCGCTGGTCGGTGCGCACGCGAACGTGTCGATGATGGTCGCGCGCCACGCGCGGAACCCGAACGCCGCGCAGGACTTCATGCTCCACCTCGTCGAGCACTACAACGAGGTCGTCTACAACTCGGCGCTCTACAACCTGCCTGCGTTCCCGAGCACGACGCCGCAGCTCACGGGCGACGACGGATGGCTCGCGCAGGATCCCTTCGAGTCGGAGCCGGCGAACAAGCTCTCGCTGCTCACGGACGCGGAGTCGTGGAGCACGAACGTCGGATATCCCGGTGCGGCGAATCCGGCGGTCGGCGAGGTGCTCGCGAGCGGCATCGTGCCCCAGATGTTCCTGCGCGCTGCGAACGGCGAGATGACGTCGGAGCAGGCCGTGCAGTGGGCCGAGGACCAGATCGCGCCGATCTACGAGCGCTGGCGCGCCGAGGGGCTGATTTGA